Proteins encoded together in one Venturia canescens isolate UGA chromosome 10, ASM1945775v1, whole genome shotgun sequence window:
- the TH1 gene encoding negative elongation factor D → MPKLETMEFEDDRGGWTDDMNRGGDDPGGDDTMENPQEVLNQCLEKFKTNDYIMEPGIFTQLKRYFQAGGNPEQVIELLSKNYTACAQMANLLAEWLILAGVKVTDVQAMVENNLKDMIVKTFDPKKADKIFTEEGETPAWLTEMIQHPTWRSLIYRLAEEYPDCLMLNFTIKLISDAGFQGEITSISTAAQQIEVFSRVLKTAIAGFLQNTENWQSSIQECAKMVCHGQHTYVYSQVLLQILAQEPKGGFMMKRLSQEITKCAQQNRHDVTPITMALNGAAGNPAACLALASMLSRNTLNPADIAILFRHYSALEPPPIELIRNPQFLELLVDALFKPGVKLNPEHKSKYIYLLAYASSVCETTPKKSNTRKINKDELKTTIQAIEKVHNICNVNKGSTELIAELNTLYQCIRFPVVSFGIIRWVECTVTEPSYFKLSTEHCPVHLALLDEVVSCHHLLHPKVLQLLVKLFESKQDELEILVQLEMKKMLIDRMVNLLSRGCVVPVVCYIKQCWQRGDTDVSLIRYFVTEVLEAIAPPYTSEFVQLFLPMVENEEITGTMRGDSDNDLVSEFIVHCKAHCPVGR, encoded by the exons ATGCCAAAG ttgGAGACAATGGAGTTTGAAGATGACCGAGGAGGTTGGACGGATGACATGAACAGAGGTGGAGATGACCCTGGAGGGGACGACACCATGGAAAATCCTCAGGAAGTTTTGAATCAATGcttggaaaaatttaaaacTAATGATTATATTATGGAGCCAGGAATATTTACACAGTTGAAAAG ATACTTTCAAGCTGGTGGAAATCCAGAACAAGTTATTGAATTGCTGTCAAAAAATTATACAGCTTGCGCACAGATGGCAAATCTTCTGGCAGAATGGTTGATTCTTGCAGGTGTCAAAGTCACCGATGTCCAGGCAATGGTTGAAAACAATTTGAAAGACATGATTGTCAAAACTTTCGATCCAAAAAAAGCTGACAAGATTTTCACCGAAGAAGGAGAG ACTCCAGCTTGGTTGACCGAAATGATTCAGCATCCAACTTGGCGGTCTCTTATTTATAGATTAGCAGAAGAATACCCAGACTGTTTGATGCTGAATTTTACAATAAAG TTAATATCTGATGCTGGATTTCAAGGGGAAATAACAAGTATTTCAACTGCGGCACAACAAATAGAAGTTTTCTCAAGAGTACTGAAAACTGCGATTGCAGGTTTTCTTCAAAACACTGAGAATTGGCAATCGAGTATTCAAGAGTGTGCG AAAATGGTTTGTCACGGTCAACATACTTACGTGTACAGTCAAGTTTTGCTCCAGATTTTGGCACAAGAGCCGAAAGGAGGTTTTATGATGAAAAGACTTTCCCAAGAAATAACGAAATGTGCTCAACAAAa CCGTCATGACGTGACTCCAATTACGATGGCACTGAACGGAGCAGCCGGCAATCCAGCAGCTTGTCTCGCTCTCGCGTCCATGCTTTCCCGAAACACTTTAAATCCTGCGGACATAGCAATTTTGTTTCGCCATTATTCGGCTTTGGAACCTCCGCCAATTGAGCTCATCAGAAATCCTCAATTCTTAG AATTATTGGTTGACGCGCTTTTCAAGCCGGGCGTGAAATTAAATCCCGAACATAaatcaaaatatatttacTTGCTGGCTTATGCGTCAAGCGTTTGTGAAACAactccaaaaaaatcaaacacccgaaaaataaataaagacgAATTGAAGACGACGATCCAAGCGATTGAAAAAGTTCACAATATTTGCAACGTTAACAAAGGATCGACGGAGTTGATAGCTGAATTGAACACGCTCTACCAGTGCAtaag ATTCCCGGTCGTCAGTTTTGGCATAATTCGATGGGTCGAATGCACAGTTACAGAACCATCTTATTTCAAGCTGAGCACCGAACATTGTCCAGTTCATTTGGCTCTTCTGGACGAGGTTGTCAGCTGTCATCATCTTCTTCATCCCAAAGTTTTGCAATTGCTCGTTAAGCTCTTCGAAAGTAAACAGGACGAACTTGAGATTCTTGTGCAG cttgaaatgaagaaaatgttgATCGATCGTATGGTCAATCTTTTGTCCCGAGGTTGCGTCGTTCCTGTCGTATGTTATATCAAACAATGTTGGCAAAGAGGTGACACTGATGTATCACTCATTCGATATTTTGTGACCGAAGTACTCGAGGCAATAGCTCCTCCTTATACGAGTGAATTCGTCCAATTGTTTTTGCCGATGGTTGAAAACGAGGAAATAACTGGTACTATGAGAGGCGACAGTGACAACGATCTTGTCTCTGAATTCATTG tTCACTGCAAAGCTCATTGCCCGGTTGGAAGGTGA